From the Quercus lobata isolate SW786 chromosome 6, ValleyOak3.0 Primary Assembly, whole genome shotgun sequence genome, one window contains:
- the LOC115994672 gene encoding DUF21 domain-containing protein At2g14520-like isoform X2 has product MAVEYSCCETAFIIRIILITLLVLFAGLMSGLTLGLMSMSLVELEVLVKSGTPSDRKHAAKILPVVRRQHLLLCTLLICNAVAMETLPIFLDSLVTAWGAIVISVTLVLLFGEILPQAVCTRYGLAIGAAVAPFVQILVWICFPVAYPISKVILFGSLYIPLIFFKLLDRFLGKDHDALYRRAELKTLVDLHSNEAGKGGELTRDETMIIAGALELTKKTARDAMTPISKTFAIDINAKLDRDLMKLILEKGHSRVPVYYEQPRNIIGLILVKNLLTVHPTDEVPARNVTIRKILRVSENMPLYVLLNEFQKGHSHMAVVVGEHGSQIEQPSTENPTDVREVRVDIHVERYPQEKSLKSRRALKKLKSLSMNRGLSKTKSKTKSKKWSKDFHPEVLNINDELLPNFSEEGEAIGIITLEDVIEEVLQEEIYDETDHRDGS; this is encoded by the exons ATGGCTGTAGAGTATAGCTGTTGTGAAACAGCATTCATCATTCGGATAATACTTATAACTTTGCTAGTATTGTTCGCTGGGCTCATGTCTGGGCTCACGTTGGGGCTCATGTCGATGAGCCTGGTCGAACTTGAAGTTCTTGTCAAGTCTGGAACACCCAGTGATCGTAAACATGCGG CGAAGATATTGCCAGTTGTGAGAAGGCAGCATTTATTGCTTTGCACCCTCTTAATCTGCAATGCTGTTGCAATGGAG ACGCTTCCAATTTTTCTGGATAGTTTGGTCACAGCCTGGGGTGCTATCGTTATTTCAGTAACTTTGGTACTTTTGTTTGGTGAG ATTTTACCCCAGGCTGTTTGCACTCGATATGGTTTGGCAATTGGTGCAGCAGTGGCTCCATTTGTCCAGATacttgtttggatttgtttccCTGTTGCTTATCCAATAAGCAAGGTGATATTGTTTGGTTCACTATACATCCCTTTAATTTTCTTCAAG CTATTAGATCGCTTTCTGGGGAAAGACCATGATGCACTTTATCGTCGAGCTGAACTGAAGACATTAGTTGATTTGCACAGTAATGAG GCTGGAAAAGGTGGAGAACTGACACGAGATGAAACAATGATCATTGCAGGAGCGCTTGAACTTACTAAAAAAACAGCAAGGGACGCAATGACTCCTATATCTAAAACTTTTGCAATTGACATCAATGCCAAACTCGACAG GGATTTGATGAAACTAATTTTGGAGAAAGGGCATAGCAGAGTGCCAGTATATTATGAGCAACCGAGAAACATCATCGGACTTATATTG GTGAAGAACTTATTAACTGTCCATCCAACTGATGAAGTACCTGCAAGGAATGTCACTATTCGCAAGATTTTGAG GGTGTCAGAAAATATGCCTCTGTATGTCTTACTAAATGAGTTTCAAAAAGGTCATAGCCATATGGCTGTTGTTGTTGGAGAGCACGGCAGTCAAATAGAGCAGCCATCAACTGAAAACCCAACTGATG TAAGAGAAGTGAGGGTGGACATTCATGTTGAAAGGTATCCTCAAGAGAAAAGTCTGAAGAGCAGGAGAGCACTTAAGAAGTTGAAGAGTCTATCAATGAATAGAGGATTATCCAAGACCAAGAGCAAGACCAAGAGCAAGAAATGGTCGAAGGACTTCCACCCAGAAGTCCTGAATATCAATGATGAGCTACTTCCAAATTTCAGCGAAGAAGGGGAAGCTATTGGTATTATAACACTGGAAGATGTCATTGAAGAGGTCCTACAG GAGGAAATCTATGATGAGACAGATCATCGTGATGGGAGTTAA
- the LOC115994672 gene encoding DUF21 domain-containing protein At2g14520-like isoform X1: MAVEYSCCETAFIIRIILITLLVLFAGLMSGLTLGLMSMSLVELEVLVKSGTPSDRKHAAKILPVVRRQHLLLCTLLICNAVAMETLPIFLDSLVTAWGAIVISVTLVLLFGEILPQAVCTRYGLAIGAAVAPFVQILVWICFPVAYPISKLLDRFLGKDHDALYRRAELKTLVDLHSNEAGKGGELTRDETMIIAGALELTKKTARDAMTPISKTFAIDINAKLDRDLMKLILEKGHSRVPVYYEQPRNIIGLILVKNLLTVHPTDEVPARNVTIRKILRVSENMPLYVLLNEFQKGHSHMAVVVGEHGSQIEQPSTENPTDVREVRVDIHVERYPQEKSLKSRRALKKLKSLSMNRGLSKTKSKTKSKKWSKDFHPEVLNINDELLPNFSEEGEAIGIITLEDVIEEVLQRHTGKQQASFATETHNRHTTTTSFFYYRDKQA; this comes from the exons ATGGCTGTAGAGTATAGCTGTTGTGAAACAGCATTCATCATTCGGATAATACTTATAACTTTGCTAGTATTGTTCGCTGGGCTCATGTCTGGGCTCACGTTGGGGCTCATGTCGATGAGCCTGGTCGAACTTGAAGTTCTTGTCAAGTCTGGAACACCCAGTGATCGTAAACATGCGG CGAAGATATTGCCAGTTGTGAGAAGGCAGCATTTATTGCTTTGCACCCTCTTAATCTGCAATGCTGTTGCAATGGAG ACGCTTCCAATTTTTCTGGATAGTTTGGTCACAGCCTGGGGTGCTATCGTTATTTCAGTAACTTTGGTACTTTTGTTTGGTGAG ATTTTACCCCAGGCTGTTTGCACTCGATATGGTTTGGCAATTGGTGCAGCAGTGGCTCCATTTGTCCAGATacttgtttggatttgtttccCTGTTGCTTATCCAATAAGCAAG CTATTAGATCGCTTTCTGGGGAAAGACCATGATGCACTTTATCGTCGAGCTGAACTGAAGACATTAGTTGATTTGCACAGTAATGAG GCTGGAAAAGGTGGAGAACTGACACGAGATGAAACAATGATCATTGCAGGAGCGCTTGAACTTACTAAAAAAACAGCAAGGGACGCAATGACTCCTATATCTAAAACTTTTGCAATTGACATCAATGCCAAACTCGACAG GGATTTGATGAAACTAATTTTGGAGAAAGGGCATAGCAGAGTGCCAGTATATTATGAGCAACCGAGAAACATCATCGGACTTATATTG GTGAAGAACTTATTAACTGTCCATCCAACTGATGAAGTACCTGCAAGGAATGTCACTATTCGCAAGATTTTGAG GGTGTCAGAAAATATGCCTCTGTATGTCTTACTAAATGAGTTTCAAAAAGGTCATAGCCATATGGCTGTTGTTGTTGGAGAGCACGGCAGTCAAATAGAGCAGCCATCAACTGAAAACCCAACTGATG TAAGAGAAGTGAGGGTGGACATTCATGTTGAAAGGTATCCTCAAGAGAAAAGTCTGAAGAGCAGGAGAGCACTTAAGAAGTTGAAGAGTCTATCAATGAATAGAGGATTATCCAAGACCAAGAGCAAGACCAAGAGCAAGAAATGGTCGAAGGACTTCCACCCAGAAGTCCTGAATATCAATGATGAGCTACTTCCAAATTTCAGCGAAGAAGGGGAAGCTATTGGTATTATAACACTGGAAGATGTCATTGAAGAGGTCCTACAG AGACATACAGGCAAACAACAAGCTTCTTTTGCTACAGAGACGCATAATAGgcatacaacaacaacaagctTCTTTTACTACAGAGACAAACAGGCGTAA
- the LOC115994670 gene encoding squalene monooxygenase SE1-like isoform X2: MSRARSILVCYNNLDTDGRRVHVIERDLTEPDRIVGELLQPGGYLKLVELGLEDCVEEIDAQRVLGYALFKEGKNTKLSYPLEKFHSDVSGRSFHNGRFIQRMREKAASLSNVKLEQGTITSLLEENKTIRGVQYKTKDGQEHTAYAPLTIVCDGCFSNLRRTLCNPKVDVPSCFVGLVLENCQLPFANHGHVILADPSPILFYPISSTEVRCLVDVPGQKLPSIANGKMAKYLKTMVAPQIPPELHDAFVSAIDKGNIRTMPNRSMPADPHPTPGALLMGDAFNMRHPLTGGGMTVALSDIVVLRDLLKPLRDLNDAASLSRYLESFYTLRKPVASTINTLAGALYKVFSASPDQARKEMRQACFDYLSLGGIFSTGPIALLSGLNPRPLSLVLHFFAVAIYGFGRLLLPFPSPQRLWIGARLIWSAAGIIFPIIKAEGGRQMFFPATVPAYYKAPSVKSDI, translated from the exons ATGAGCAGAGCTAGGTCCATATTAGTTTGTTATAACAATTTAGATACA GATGGAAGACGAGTTCATGTGATCGAAAGAGACTTGACAGAGCCGGATCGAATTGTTGGTGAACTGCTGCAGCCTGGGGGATACCTGAAATTAGTTGAATTGGGCCTTGAAG ATTGCGTGGAGGAAATTGATGCTCAGCGTGTTCTTGGATACGCTCTCTTCAAGgaagggaaaaatacaaaattgtcTTATCCCTTGGAAAAATTTCATTCAGATGTGTCCGGGAGGAGCTTCCACAATGGACGTTTCATACAAAGGATGAGAGAAAAAGCTGCTAGTCTTTCCAA TGTGAAATTGGAGCAAGGTACAATAACATCCCTGCTTGAAGAAAATAAGACTATCAGGGGGGTTCAGTACAAAACAAAGGATGGCCAAGAACACACAGCTTATGCTCCTCTTACAATTGTGTGTGATGGTTGCTTCTCAAATCTGCGCCGCACTCTTTGCAACCCCAAG GTAGATGTGCCCTCTTGTTTTGTGGGTTTAGTCTTGGAAAACTGTCAACTTCCATTTGCAAATCATGGGCATGTTATTTTAGCAGACCCTTCTCCCATCTTGTTTTATCCCATCAGTAGTACAGAGGTTCGCTGTTTGGTTGATGTACCCGGTCAGAAATTACCATCTATTGCTAATGGCAAAATGGCCAAATATTTGAAAACAATGGTAGCTCCACAG ATTCCACCTGAGCTTCATGATGCCTTCGTGTCAGCAATCGATAAAGGAAACATTAGAACTATGCCAAATAGAAGCATGCCAGCAGATCCACATCCTACTCCTGGAGCCCTTTTAATGGGTGATGCTTTCAACATGCGTCATCCTTTAACTGGTGGTGGAATGACTGTGGCCCTATCTGATATTGTTGTACTTCGAGATCTTCTTAAGCCATTGCGTGACCTAAATGATGCAGCTTCATTGTCCAGATATCTTGAATCCTTTTACACCTTGCGCAAG CCAGTGGCATCTACAATAAATACTCTGGCAGGTGCCCTCTATAAGGTGTTTTCTGCTTCACCTGATCAGGCAAGGAAGGAGATGCGCCAAGCATGCTTTGACTATTTAAGCCTGGGAGGAATATTTTCTACAGGACCAATTGCTTTGCTCTCTGGTCTGAACCCTCGTCCATTAAGTTTAGTTCTCCATTTCTTTGCTGTTGCAATATATGGTTTTGGTCGCCTGCTACTACCATTTCCTTCGCCTCAACGCTTGTGGATTGGAGCTAGATTGATTTGG AGTGCAGCAGGTATAATATTTCCCATCATCAAGGCTGAAGGAGGAAGGCAGATGTTCTTCCCTGCAACTGTTCCAGCATATTATAAAGCCCCTAGTGTTAAGTCAGATATTTAG
- the LOC115994673 gene encoding uncharacterized protein LOC115994673: MVDRGYSLNKNSHMHRKYTRDRMSTTIRFDDVNDEVEAKVRLFEEAGVAGGFETEELRGASGVEVAESVGEEREDVGVGAEGGGLGWRGCGGCVVVAVGCWQLCVVTVDCV; encoded by the exons ATGGTAGATCGTGGTTATTCATTGAACAAAAATTCCCATATGCACAGGAAATATACAAGAGACCGCATGAGCACTACTATCAG GTTTGATGACGTCAATGACGAGGTCGAAGCCAAAGTCAGACTCTTTGAGGAGGCCGGAGTTGCTGGTGGTTTTGAGACTGAGGAATTGAGGGGAGCGAGTGGTGTGGAGGTAGCAGAGAGTGtcggggaagagagagaggatgtGGGGGTGGGAGCTGAGGGAGGTGGCTTGGGATGGAGAGGATGTGGTGGTTGTGTGGTGGTGGCTGTTGGTTGTTGGCAGCTATGTGTGGTGACTGTTGATTGTGTTTGA
- the LOC115994669 gene encoding pentatricopeptide repeat-containing protein At3g49740, with protein sequence MKLPFLKTITESTAQQLQLQLVKLNQQLANLTRSNRYSDSLHLFAKIHSSQHLKPDHYTLSTALTASANLRQTSFGNQLHAHAIFTGLRFYPHVANTLLSLYAKAEDLHSVKWVFEEIENPDVYSWTTLLSACTKLGNFADAWEVFDKMPRRDVAVWNAMVTGCSENGQAEIAVSLFSEMHRVGVRHDNYTFASVLSVCSLEGLDFGRQVHSLVIKTGYFVRASVVNALLTMYFNCGLVANAYEIFEEADDDVYDQITFNVMIDGLVSVGRDEDALGLFRDMHKACLRPTELTFVSVMSPCSSARFGHQVHAQAVKMGFEAFTCVSNVTITMYSSCGDLHAAHVVFERLRERDLVSWNTMISSYAQRNYVRSATLAYLQMQRARIEPDEFTFGSLLASSESLEVVEMIHAAASKNGLVMRIQVSNALVSGYSKHGKINQAYKLFLEICPRNLISWNTIIAGFLFNGCPIQGFEQFSKLLKTELRPDVYTLSLILSLCASISSLEHGRQVHGYILRLGFFSEMCLGNALVTMYAKCGALDWSLKVFNAMGERDTVSWNSLISAYAQHGQGKDAVNCFEAMQDSSGFKPDHATFTAVLSACSHAGLVDDGTRIFNSMVKNYGLIPRVDHFSCIVDLLGRGGYLDEAERIINSEHFETHSNIWWTLFSACAAHGNIRLGRIVAGFLLETERYNPSVYVLLSNIYAAVGQWEESANVRELMKKTGVMKQAGCSWIGS encoded by the coding sequence ATGAAGCTCCCATTTTTGAAAACCATAACTGAAAGCACCGCCCAACAACTCCAACTCCAACTCGTTAAACTCAACCAACAACTCGCAAACCTCACTCGCTCAAATCGTTACTCCGATTCCCTCCACCTATTCGCCAAAATCCACTCGTCCCAACACCTCAAACCAGACCACTACACCCTCTCCACCGCTCTCACCGCCTCCGCTAATCTCCGCCAAACCTCATTTGGGAACCAACTCCACGCCCATGCCATATTCACAGGCCTCAGATTCTACCCTCATGTAGCAAACACTCTGCTTTCGCTCTATGCGAAAGCTGAGGATTTGCATTCCGTGAAATGGGTTTTCGAAGAGATTGAGAACCCAGATGTTTATTCGTGGACCACGCTGTTATCGGCGTGTACTAAGCTTGGCAACTTTGCGGATGCTTGGGAGGTGTTCGATAAAATGCCGAGGAGAGATGTGGCGGTTTGGAATGCGATGGTTACTGGGTGTTCGGAGAATGGGCAGGCGGAGATTGCTGTTAGTCTGTTTAGTGAAATGCATAGGGTGGGTGTTAGGCATGATAATTACACTTTTGCTAGTGTTTTGAGTGTGTGTTCTTTGGAGGGTTTGGATTTTGGTAGGCAGGTACATTCGTTGGTGATCAAAACTGGGTATTTTGTTAGAGCTTCTGTGGTTAATGCTCTGCTTACAATGTACTTTAATTGTGGACTTGTTGCGAATGCGTATGAGATATTTGAAGAGGCAGATGATGACGTTTATGATCAGATTACTTTTAATGTGATGATAGATGGATTGGTAAGTGTGGGAAGAGATGAAGATGCCTTGGGACTGTTCCGAGATATGCACAAGGCTTGTCTCAGGCCTACTGAACTGACTTTTGTGAGTGTGATGAGCCCGTGTTCATCTGCGAGATTTGGGCATCAGGTACATGCCCAAGCAGTTAAAATGGGTTTTGAAGCTTTTACATGTGTGAGCAACGTGACTATAACTATGTATTCCAGTTGTGGGGATTTACATGCTGCTCACGTGGTCTTTGAGAGACTCAGGGAGAGGGATCTTGTCTCATGGAACACCATGATTTCAAGTTACGCTCAAAGGAATTATGTTAGATCAGCAACCTTGGCCTACCTGCAAATGCAAAGGGCAAGAATTGAACCAGATGAGTTTACTTTTGGAAGTTTATTAGCAAGCTCGGAAAGCTTAGAAGTTGTGGAGATGATACATGCTGCTGCATCTAAAAATGGTCTTGTGATGCGAATCCAAGTTTCTAATGCATTAGTTTCTGGATACTCTAAGCATGGGAAGATAAATCAGGCTTATAAACTATTCCTTGAAATATGCCCCAGAAATTTGATCTCCTGGAATACTATTATTGCGGGGTTTTTGTTTAATGGATGTCCAATACAGGGGTTTGAGCAATTCTCTAAATTGCTCAAAACGGAACTAAGGCCAGATGTCTATACCCTCAGTCTTATTTTGAGCCTTTGTGCTAGCATTTCATCCTTGGAACATGGGAGACAGGTTCATGGTTACATTCTTAGATTGGGGTTCTTTTCAGAGATGTGTTTAGGTAATGCCCTTGTGACAATGTATGCAAAATGTGGGGCTTTAGATTGGTCTTTGAAAGTGTTCAATGCAATGGGTGAAAGAGATACAGTTTCTTGGAATTCCCTAATATCTGCTTATGCACAACATGGGCAAGGAAAGGACGCTGTGAACTGTTTCGAAGCAATGCAAGACTCATCTGGGTTCAAACCAGATCACGCAACCTTCACTGCAGTTCTTTCTGCCTGCAGCCATGCAGGTTTAGTTGATGATGGTACTCGGATCTTCAACTCTATGGTAAAAAATTATGGATTGATACCCAGAGTGGATCACTTTTCTTGCATTGTTGACCTTCTAGGTCGTGGTGGATATCTTGATGAGGCAGAAAGAATAATAAACAGTGAGCATTTTGAAACACATTCCAATATCTGGTGGACATTGTTTAGTGCTTGTGCAGCTCACGGCAATATAAGGCTAGGAAGAATAGTTGCTGGATTTCTTCTTGAAACTGAACGCTATAATCCATCAGTTTATGTGCTTTTGTCAAATATATATGCAGCTGTAGGTCAATGGGAAGAATCAGCTAATGTTAGGGAATTGATGAAGAAAACTGGGGTGATGAAACAAGCCGGATGCAGTTGGATTGGGTCAtaa
- the LOC115994672 gene encoding DUF21 domain-containing protein At2g14520-like isoform X3, which yields MAVEYSCCETAFIIRIILITLLVLFAGLMSGLTLGLMSMSLVELEVLVKSGTPSDRKHAAKILPVVRRQHLLLCTLLICNAVAMETLPIFLDSLVTAWGAIVISVTLVLLFGEILPQAVCTRYGLAIGAAVAPFVQILVWICFPVAYPISKLLDRFLGKDHDALYRRAELKTLVDLHSNEAGKGGELTRDETMIIAGALELTKKTARDAMTPISKTFAIDINAKLDRDLMKLILEKGHSRVPVYYEQPRNIIGLILVKNLLTVHPTDEVPARNVTIRKILRVSENMPLYVLLNEFQKGHSHMAVVVGEHGSQIEQPSTENPTDVREVRVDIHVERYPQEKSLKSRRALKKLKSLSMNRGLSKTKSKTKSKKWSKDFHPEVLNINDELLPNFSEEGEAIGIITLEDVIEEVLQEEIYDETDHRDGS from the exons ATGGCTGTAGAGTATAGCTGTTGTGAAACAGCATTCATCATTCGGATAATACTTATAACTTTGCTAGTATTGTTCGCTGGGCTCATGTCTGGGCTCACGTTGGGGCTCATGTCGATGAGCCTGGTCGAACTTGAAGTTCTTGTCAAGTCTGGAACACCCAGTGATCGTAAACATGCGG CGAAGATATTGCCAGTTGTGAGAAGGCAGCATTTATTGCTTTGCACCCTCTTAATCTGCAATGCTGTTGCAATGGAG ACGCTTCCAATTTTTCTGGATAGTTTGGTCACAGCCTGGGGTGCTATCGTTATTTCAGTAACTTTGGTACTTTTGTTTGGTGAG ATTTTACCCCAGGCTGTTTGCACTCGATATGGTTTGGCAATTGGTGCAGCAGTGGCTCCATTTGTCCAGATacttgtttggatttgtttccCTGTTGCTTATCCAATAAGCAAG CTATTAGATCGCTTTCTGGGGAAAGACCATGATGCACTTTATCGTCGAGCTGAACTGAAGACATTAGTTGATTTGCACAGTAATGAG GCTGGAAAAGGTGGAGAACTGACACGAGATGAAACAATGATCATTGCAGGAGCGCTTGAACTTACTAAAAAAACAGCAAGGGACGCAATGACTCCTATATCTAAAACTTTTGCAATTGACATCAATGCCAAACTCGACAG GGATTTGATGAAACTAATTTTGGAGAAAGGGCATAGCAGAGTGCCAGTATATTATGAGCAACCGAGAAACATCATCGGACTTATATTG GTGAAGAACTTATTAACTGTCCATCCAACTGATGAAGTACCTGCAAGGAATGTCACTATTCGCAAGATTTTGAG GGTGTCAGAAAATATGCCTCTGTATGTCTTACTAAATGAGTTTCAAAAAGGTCATAGCCATATGGCTGTTGTTGTTGGAGAGCACGGCAGTCAAATAGAGCAGCCATCAACTGAAAACCCAACTGATG TAAGAGAAGTGAGGGTGGACATTCATGTTGAAAGGTATCCTCAAGAGAAAAGTCTGAAGAGCAGGAGAGCACTTAAGAAGTTGAAGAGTCTATCAATGAATAGAGGATTATCCAAGACCAAGAGCAAGACCAAGAGCAAGAAATGGTCGAAGGACTTCCACCCAGAAGTCCTGAATATCAATGATGAGCTACTTCCAAATTTCAGCGAAGAAGGGGAAGCTATTGGTATTATAACACTGGAAGATGTCATTGAAGAGGTCCTACAG GAGGAAATCTATGATGAGACAGATCATCGTGATGGGAGTTAA
- the LOC115994670 gene encoding squalene monooxygenase SE1-like isoform X3 — MSRDGRRVHVIERDLTEPDRIVGELLQPGGYLKLVELGLEDCVEEIDAQRVLGYALFKEGKNTKLSYPLEKFHSDVSGRSFHNGRFIQRMREKAASLSNVKLEQGTITSLLEENKTIRGVQYKTKDGQEHTAYAPLTIVCDGCFSNLRRTLCNPKVDVPSCFVGLVLENCQLPFANHGHVILADPSPILFYPISSTEVRCLVDVPGQKLPSIANGKMAKYLKTMVAPQIPPELHDAFVSAIDKGNIRTMPNRSMPADPHPTPGALLMGDAFNMRHPLTGGGMTVALSDIVVLRDLLKPLRDLNDAASLSRYLESFYTLRKPVASTINTLAGALYKVFSASPDQARKEMRQACFDYLSLGGIFSTGPIALLSGLNPRPLSLVLHFFAVAIYGFGRLLLPFPSPQRLWIGARLIWSAAGIIFPIIKAEGGRQMFFPATVPAYYKAPSVKSDI, encoded by the exons ATGAGCAGA GATGGAAGACGAGTTCATGTGATCGAAAGAGACTTGACAGAGCCGGATCGAATTGTTGGTGAACTGCTGCAGCCTGGGGGATACCTGAAATTAGTTGAATTGGGCCTTGAAG ATTGCGTGGAGGAAATTGATGCTCAGCGTGTTCTTGGATACGCTCTCTTCAAGgaagggaaaaatacaaaattgtcTTATCCCTTGGAAAAATTTCATTCAGATGTGTCCGGGAGGAGCTTCCACAATGGACGTTTCATACAAAGGATGAGAGAAAAAGCTGCTAGTCTTTCCAA TGTGAAATTGGAGCAAGGTACAATAACATCCCTGCTTGAAGAAAATAAGACTATCAGGGGGGTTCAGTACAAAACAAAGGATGGCCAAGAACACACAGCTTATGCTCCTCTTACAATTGTGTGTGATGGTTGCTTCTCAAATCTGCGCCGCACTCTTTGCAACCCCAAG GTAGATGTGCCCTCTTGTTTTGTGGGTTTAGTCTTGGAAAACTGTCAACTTCCATTTGCAAATCATGGGCATGTTATTTTAGCAGACCCTTCTCCCATCTTGTTTTATCCCATCAGTAGTACAGAGGTTCGCTGTTTGGTTGATGTACCCGGTCAGAAATTACCATCTATTGCTAATGGCAAAATGGCCAAATATTTGAAAACAATGGTAGCTCCACAG ATTCCACCTGAGCTTCATGATGCCTTCGTGTCAGCAATCGATAAAGGAAACATTAGAACTATGCCAAATAGAAGCATGCCAGCAGATCCACATCCTACTCCTGGAGCCCTTTTAATGGGTGATGCTTTCAACATGCGTCATCCTTTAACTGGTGGTGGAATGACTGTGGCCCTATCTGATATTGTTGTACTTCGAGATCTTCTTAAGCCATTGCGTGACCTAAATGATGCAGCTTCATTGTCCAGATATCTTGAATCCTTTTACACCTTGCGCAAG CCAGTGGCATCTACAATAAATACTCTGGCAGGTGCCCTCTATAAGGTGTTTTCTGCTTCACCTGATCAGGCAAGGAAGGAGATGCGCCAAGCATGCTTTGACTATTTAAGCCTGGGAGGAATATTTTCTACAGGACCAATTGCTTTGCTCTCTGGTCTGAACCCTCGTCCATTAAGTTTAGTTCTCCATTTCTTTGCTGTTGCAATATATGGTTTTGGTCGCCTGCTACTACCATTTCCTTCGCCTCAACGCTTGTGGATTGGAGCTAGATTGATTTGG AGTGCAGCAGGTATAATATTTCCCATCATCAAGGCTGAAGGAGGAAGGCAGATGTTCTTCCCTGCAACTGTTCCAGCATATTATAAAGCCCCTAGTGTTAAGTCAGATATTTAG